A segment of the Cinclus cinclus chromosome 3, bCinCin1.1, whole genome shotgun sequence genome:
GAAAAAACTTAAGGGATTTGGAAAAAGGCAGGTCTTTGACATAAAGTTTTAACAATGAGTAGCTGTTAATATTCTCACCTTAAGAAtttttaatatacatatatatatatgtgctgGATAGAGTTAGCACTTGAACAATTACctgaaataaatacaatataaaaAGATTAGAGTATAAATATATCAATTATATAGAGAGAGAATATAGAGACTTATACTATATATTCTAATAGAGGATAACAGTATTATACTTATAAaggttaaaaatattaattagttCAGAAATGCTACTGAAGACTGATAGAACACATATTGATCAAAACCTTGTTGTCATGTATAATGAATTGAAACAAGAGTACAATGCTATGGATATTTTGTATTCCCCTTATTTTATCTCTTAGTAGTATGGCTTTTCAAAAAAGTTCTAATGCTAAAGACCAATTTTAATATCATAGTACGTATTTAGATAGAAAGTCAAGATCATGCTTTCTAAGACAGAAGCCTGCCCTTTGTCTACCACTGATAAAAGACAAAACCTGCCAATTATACAGCCCCACGCAGAAGGCAAAGCAGGAAACCACTTTCTAATCCTCTTCTCAGAGGTTTCAAACCACTGTTCTGCATCTGCAATCCCAACAGTCCAGCTGATGTGACAACAACAGTTCTGTCTTCCCAGCTGCACAGTTATCGTACTGCCTAAAATGTTCTCATCTGTCAAATGAAACTGGACTCTTTATAAAATAATAGCAAGGAGcttctttaattaattttattttaaattgccaTTTCATGGAAAACttgcaaattatttcagacaGGTGCCTGATTCAAGAAAGGCACTTACACAAATGAGCTGTTCCATACCAGTATTAAGAACATTATTTTAGAGACAGAAGATGATCATATTCACTCTTATGACTTGCTAAATACTGCTGCTCTAAGTCAAGAAATGGAaatcactgaaaacaaaaactggTAAGtgtaaataaaagtgaaatgaGATAAAATATTGATTTAGAAAAGTCACATGACTAACTgtgaaaacactgcaaaaactaaattcccttttattttcctccaaagCCAAGATATTTTGTAACCTTTATTAAAAGGATGAACaggtaatatttaaaaaacagaaataagggGTTACCTCTAATTGTACTTTAAGTAAGATATAATATAATAGTACTCATTGTTACAAAAAAGTCAACAGGAGCTGACTACAGCTACCAACACACTTAAAAAAGGTACCTGAAGAGTGTAATACCAGTGTTTTCCGACCACAATGACTTTTTATCCGCAAGTTCCTAGTGTTCCATTTACAGTGTGTCTAGTGAGCCTGCAATCTGCATGCTATTACCAAAACCAACTGCAGTAAAGTAAGTTTTGCTTGATGGCTTGCAATCATGTATGAAAGGGCAGCAGGTCCTTTTTACAAGCAATTCTAAAGCACTGTCCATTTGCCATCATCTCTGTTCAAGTACCTGGTGTAtagcagctcagctgctgcagggtcATATTCAGATATTCATTCAGATAGCtctaattttaaatgcaagcttttcttgtttgctgatttcttttcctttccccctcgCACTTCTCCTCCCCCCCTTTCCTCCCTGTTACAGACGGACACAGCTTGGCTACAAAGCTCCCAGTTACTCATTTCCAGAAGAGAACAGGCAGACAAAAGGTGACAGAAGATAACCATTATGGCATCAGCAAGCCTGcagttctttgcttttattctgGCTTTGTGTGGTGTTTTTGGAGATATCACAGCCACCTTGCTACCAAACTGGAAGGTAAATGCAGACGTCGGCTCAAATATCATAACAGCTATAACACAGATGCAAGGACTTTGGATGGACTGCACATGGTACAGCACTGGGATGTTCAGCTGTACCCTGAAATACTCCATTCTCTCTCTCCCCGTCTACATCCAGGCTGCACGCACCACCATGGTACTGTCGTGTATCCTATCAGCCTTTGGGATCTGCATCACTACGGTCGGAATGAAATGCACAAGGTTgggaggggacagtgacagcaaAATTAATGCTTGTTTTGTTGGAGGAATCTGCTTCATTCTTGCAGGAATCTTTGGATTAGTACCAACGTGCTGGTAcacaagagaaattatttcaaatttcctGGACCAGACCATTCCAGAGAGTAGTAAACATGAACCGGGAGCAGCAGTTTATACTGGATTCATCTCAGCAGGGTTTCTGCTTATCGCAGGTGTGATCTTCTGCTCTTCCTGTTTTAAAAGGCAGCAAGGAGCATGGATTTACCCTCCAAAGCAGCACCATTTCCCATCCACAGAGCAAGAGAGCAATGCAGGTTACAGCCTGAAAGACTATGTATAAATAGTTATTTCTATCCATTGAAGTATTTCTAGTCATTcaagggggttttttgtgttttaagtaTAGTTTGATTATTTCAAAGAATGTATAACATAGCACTTAACCTTTCCTGTATTTGGGTTGCACTTATGCTTATGCAAGGTATTTCATTTATAGGGGCATCCACATAAAGGAAGAAGTGGGAAAGGATAATTGTCTGCTACAAGAATACTTAATTTTGATGATTTTGCAAACCCTTCTTTCTGACTTCCAAAGTAACCCTTACTGAGGAAAAATgaactattttaaaaacataactGACTGTACAATTCATGCGTCGATGTCTTGTTACAGCAAAGATGATTAAAAACTAACTGCTTTCTGTTTAGTGAATCAGACTTTCAATAACATATGACATTTTATagtgtattttacatttttatcttGATTCTATTATGATGCAAggtaaaaaaaaccagaaactaTGAgtccaagaagccaaattaaaAGATTTTCAAAAACCCAACACATCTGCCTTCCATTTTCAATTCTAGATCACCTTGGTAACTAGattttgtaaaaagaaaactaaaaaaacccaaaacaaaataaaacaaaaaaaaaaaccaccaaaacaaacaaaaaaaaacccgaaaaaaacccaaaacaaaacaaaaaaaaacacacacaagaaaaatcaaccaaccaaaacaaatccATAACAAAAGCTCAAGGCTCCAAACCTCAGCTGCACTGTATACTCTGTTTATCAGGCTGAAGGATCAGCAGTACCATTCAGCTCTTGCCAAACCCAGCTCTCTTGCCCCAAACTGCCACCTGCTGTGGGTTTCATTTATTATTGTTAAAGAAGTGTGCTGGACGTTCACCAACTGCTACTAATCTACCACTACACTGTGAATGTTAGAGATGAGGAGCAGTACAACAATAGAAATGTAACCATACCTGTGAAAAGACCTGCAAACTGCAACAAAACAGGATAGAAACCAAATTATCTATGTTCAAGAAACATCTGTAAACATTCTGGCTTACACTTGCTAAAGGTAGCTATTAACAGCTTAAATAACACAGTAACCATTTACCCTTTTCTACATTTCTGAGTTTCTGAAAGAAACTTTTAAGTCCTTTTAATTATTCCTGCAGGATCTGTTCCAGGCCCACTCCCAGGTATTCTATTACTGTACAATGTACTGTATAACAGCAATAAAGAGatagcttctttattttttaactacCTTACTTTGAACAATTACCTTAAATCCTTTAACGTTTTCTTTCACCacacagattttgttttgtattggTCATTGGCAAAGTATGTTCTACCTAAATACTTCCTTAAGTGAGAACCAGATCAAGAATGAAAAGGAGTATGATACAGGCctttaaatttagaaataaaatgccGCACGAGTCTTTCAATAAAATCAACTGCTATTTATTCTGTGTATTAATATACAACATTCATTTCCCATGGTACTAGTCTGAAATTTGCTACAAGACTGTGAAGGAGCCCAAACATTACATGTTTGGTATATTGGAAAAGATCTTCTGTTACAGCATTTTGGAAAGTGGACTGTTTTATGCACTTAATATATAAGTAGTCTTTATTCATAGAGTCTCCATTTTTCACACACAGAATGGCATTACATCTTGTTTTTATTCTACTGTTATGTAGCTATTTTGAGTTTCTTATGTTTTAATCAAGGAGCTTGCTTTGTACTATGCCTAATGCAACTACCAGCAGTTATTAGGTAATAGAGAGACTTCACTAAGACCAAAAAGccaatttctctttttcctatACACAGTGTTGTGCAGCACCATTCCATTAACCAAGAATCTTTTATACCTCAACACTCATAGAAATGTTGAAATAATATTCATGCATCAAGCAAATGAGGTAAACAATTCCTTCTCATCAACATGCATCTCCACCCTTAGAAAGGGGTTTGCCACGAAACTAAGACATGATCACTACCATGTATGTGAGTTAAATCTGTTTGCAAAAATTATTATCAAGAGCCATTTTTACAGGAGGGTGTAAGAAAAAGGTAATAATGGTATACCATGAGCACAGCAAAATGTTCATTGGTTACACATGCtgcaaatttttcttcctgaaactTTATAAAAAAGTAGCTGTATTTCATATAGCTATGAAACAAAAGTCAAGGACAGAGACATTTCACTCACTGTACACTGCAAGAGCTTTCCAATAAAACAGATTCTATGAGAAAAGGTAACATCTAAAACCATGTCCATCTACAGctaaaaaaggacaaaacagaAGATCAGTCTACAACAGGAGTTTGAAAGAAACAATTTAATAGTGAAAACAGGTGCCAGTCCTGTCTGAAAGAACTgtactttctgcttttgcaatATAAGCAATACTTGTTTTAactaaaaaaatgcattcaatAAAAATATGCCTACCTTTAGTtatactgctttttttttattcaacaGAGCACCAACTCACCCTAGCACGTGCTTATACTAAGATATTTGTCACAACTCTGTGTGTTACCTCTCTTGGTCGACTATGGCCTTTTCAGtacaggaaaatggaaatatcaGTTAGAGCTTCCCAATTCTGGGACACAGTCTACACAAGACTTTTAACTTCATTGCCTCTATTAGTACTCAAACTGTACCTACCACTGAGAAATACCCCCCATAAAACTGGAGTTTTAGTTTTACTTAAAACTATTTCACATATCTGACAGTGAATGGGCatcctgaaattattttccattcagctaggaaatgggaaaaaaatctacgACAAAACCCGAAAGcaaaaaataagatttcttaAGCATGGTCATTTTCTTTCACAACAGACTGCTGTCACAAGTAGTAATTTAACATGTTTGAACAGTTACTTGCTCAAAAAATActaacagaattttaaattatcatcAAAATATACCCAGATAGAGGCCTTAAAATTCACTGcgataaatgagaaaataaccTTCCAGAAGTTCTCAAGACATATGCCAGAAAAGTGAAAAGGAccaaaagagagagagactgaTAAAGGGGAAGGGAGATGTACTGGAGAGCTGAACCAACCAACTTAAGAGGAACTTTGAGAATCTGCAAGTTCACTTCTGAAACAGAACAGCAATTTGATAGGACAAGtagtaatggttttaaactccCCAAGGGTTGATTTAaattagatataaggaagaagaTGCAAGAAGTTGCAAAGAGGCTTGTAAAACGGATGTTGCCCAGAGAGATGGTGGacgccccatccctggaaacattcaagatCACACTGGACAGAGTTCATCTAGTTGAAGGTGTTCCTCTCATGGGAATATTGCATGGGAATGGTAATAAATTACCTTCTTTCAAACCCAAATATTTCTATAAGCCTATGATTTCTACATGCATTCAGGGATACAGACGTCACTTAAAGTCAGGCACAATTTTttgcaaaccaaaacaaaacaagtttcTTGTccaaaatacagatttctttCTTAGTTTTTGATTCCTGTACTCATAATGGCTATTAATAAAAACCAGTGGCAACAGATAAGAGGACAACAAAGAGATTGTTCTCTACTAACTCAAGAACATAAAAGAGTGAGAAGAGATTGTTACTTTTTTAAACCATCAGTGGGATATAGGTgacaaagtgctgcaggaaatAGGAGGGAGCAAAATATGCTAAAGATGACTGGTCTGAAACAAAGATTATAGACATAGTAAAATTAGAGATGTTTGACAAAGGTGACAAATGAAAAGCTTTCCTTATCACAACCTTTCAAAAGACCCATCAAATCATTAAGGCACAATTCCCAAACTGTTTATAAATGTGAACAGTAATAAAACAGGCTTTCTAAAAACACTCCAATATCCAATGGCAGACTATCCTGCCATTAAATCCTAATCTTGCCCTCCAGAACACCCAAAGAAGTATGCTGACCTTGCATATCGGTTTGAAGGTCAAAGCCAAGTTCTGAgaaacaagaaagagaaaaagcactTTCTCAGAGTAAGCATGCTTCATTTACAGGAATTTCACATTGCTCTACTTCATAATATGGAGATGTTCAAATACAGAAGCACCAATGTTCCTTAGTGAAAATAAGATACATTGCTTGACTGACATACTAACAACAACCACAAATAAACCTACCTCTGGCTTTGGAACAAAGGCTTGACCTGGAATTACAAAACAGTTTTCCACAGTGCAGAGATGCTGAGCCATGATGGACAGTCTGCTTCGTTGGTTACTTCCTGGATTAGCTGTAAGTCTCTACAGCAAAATCAAAGCATGTGCATCAGTGATACTGAATTGACCAAGCAATCAGTTATATTAAAGCTTGATTTTCAGTAtaataaatttaagaaaaaaaacactagTTAATCATTAAAAACATGTATCAAATTGTATGCCCAGCCCATCtaaaattttcttctccaaTATAACAGCATTTCACTAAGATACCACGCTGATTTACAACCTCAGTCCTGCAATCAAATGCACATGAAAAGGAACTCCTAGAAATTCTGTAGATCTAAATGAACGTCAAAAGAATTTTGTATGGATGCAACGGAAAACTAAACCTATTCTGACTACAGGATTCAAAACAAACCTAACACCAGCTGACAGTACTCTCACAGTCCCTTCCTTCCACTGTTTCTGTATAAAATactaccatttttttttcttcttcaagatGAAACAACGCCTCATAAACTCAAGATCAgctagaaattaaaatttcttcatAATTAACTGGTCTACACTTAGAATATTTGCAAGGAAGCTGGGTCTACTTTACATAAATTTAGAATGCCTAACAGTGAGCACATTTAATACTTAAAACTCAATTTAAGTATTCTCTGACTttcccatgattttttttttttacaaaataggAGAAGTTTCCTACACTTTTGTGACCTGgcaagaaatacattttattgtgtttttccttgcacaaacaaaatttaaagatagtctcaaattaaaaaattacaaaacaagTCTCAAATTacagaattaatttcattaactTATTCATAAATAGAATCATGATGATTCTTGGTCTTATTTACCACCaccacaataaaaaaataaaaatgaagccCCAATTTGCATATCTGGTAATATTTATATAGGATCTAGCTCCATATGAAAAGCCTACTAACAAAATGCTGCCATGCTTATTAAATTTATCCCTGAAAACTAAATGCTAAACCTGTTGCCAGAGTTTCAAACTTTGGCATTTATCAAATATTTGGCAAATTCAAAACTTTGgcaatttcaaacatttttaaaacaagactTCTGAAAGGCAGTTCAGCACGGAGCAAACAAATACTTTTCAACAACTTTTTTGGAAAGAATGCTCAGTGATTCTTTTTGCCTTTGCTCGCATTTATAGCTACCTTCATTGTTGTGTCAGAGGAAATCATTATtctctaaaaaaacccagactgCAAAGTCTAACAATGCAATCTGACACGCACTTCCTTAACCTCTGCAGTGGAAATGAAACTGACCTAATGGCAACATTTGTAGCAATACTTCTAGGGCCAATTCAAACAAACATATCTTTACTTCTCCCAGAAACCACCTAGGTAGTAAGTTCCTGCTTCTCAGTTACAGAAGGGCTAACTTGACATCTGGATAATAACGCCTTAAACCACTTGaaccacagcagcagaaacataCCTGTGTATGGCACCCATACACAGACCAGCCAGCCAAACCCCCAGCCACGGGCACGGACATGTTCGGCTAGGTCTGCTTGGTCAGAGACCTGCCCTGCCTGACCCTGAAGGTATCCAGGGATAGGGAATCTACCCATCTCTTAGCAACCTGCTGTAGTGCTTCACTgccctcattgtaaaaaatttcttcctcatatctaaatctaccctcctTTGGTTTAAAACCATCACTACTTGTTCTATAGCAACAAGCCCTGTTAGAGGATCAATTTTAGAGTAAGTGGGCTGGAAGAACCTGGCCTAGGTGACAGATTTGAGATGAAGCACTGAAGAATTTGGGACTAAGCTAAAGTTCTTACCCACAAAGTAAATAACAATTTTACAAATTTAaactactgagaaaaaaaaattatctgcttGACACTGAAAAGTGTTATTTTTACTGCTGCGGATATTTGGCCTTATCTTCCTTAACAGGCCTCCGATTCAGTATATAAAATAACTGCTGGTTCTCATCAGCTTTAATCAATTTATTTATATCGTATCAGAACAGAGTGGGCTGCAGTAGTAGGTGTGTAGTGACATAACTCACACCAACATTGCTGTGCTACATACAAGGCAACAGAACAAGAAATTACAACCAGCAAGAAAGGCAAAGGTGTTTACTTCCCTGTTATACTGGCCAAACAAAGTCTGGTCATGAATAAAAGAGCACATTGCTTCACTTGTTTACTGTTAACATCAAGTTATCCTAGCTAATTATAAAGCACATCACTCCATTCCACGTTGCATCTTATGCCTTTGCTGAGCTTATGACATATGCACAGACTTTCTTTGATATTTAGGCTCTTAGCTTAGAAATATCTAGGGAGGACACCAAAGTTTTGAGTATAAGAAATACCCTTATCGAGACTATAAATCCAGAGGTACACAAAATACCAGTAGCAAATCACTATTATCTGCACCACACTGTTCTCTCTTTCCTGATACTGAATATGCCCGTACACACCAATTTACAATGGTCACCTTAAGCAATTCCAGAGGGTCAGGAGAACAGACACAGAGCCTAATTATTGTTCTTTCTCCtaatcataaaataaaatagtatctttaaaacaatttttcatgATATCGAACCAATAATGGAAATGCAAACCAAAAACCATGAACAATTTTGTCTTTGGAGAAAGACCTGTGCTTAAACTGTGTTGAAAGAAACATGAGATCTCAGAATTCAAACTCAACAACAATTAACACTGATTCACTGCATGACCTTGAACAACACATTCCATTTCCTAGTGTTTCTAACTCCTCAGTGTTCTAAGTACAAGAGCTAAACTGTGCATAGTGTTTTGCACCTAACTGAGCTATGCTGGATGCAGAAGAACTGTAATCTGCATGTCACCAATGACATATGCAGCTGGGTACAGcaatataaaatacagagtGCTCTCACACAAGTTAGGTGTGAATTTTTGCTGTCAGGAAACTATGTATCTTAGCCATCATCACTCTGCATTTTACATCACAGTCCGTTAGCCATATTTTGCAACAAGGCCTAATCTCACATGACATGAAGTCCTTCGGGGAAACAGACCTGGATTCTATAATGCCTGAAACCAAATGAGCCCAGAACTGAATTAAGAAATCTGGTTTATTTCATACCAAACTTAGGGTTTTCTACAGCCACCTACTGGAAATACTTAATCAATCTTGATTGTAAGGCTAGGGCAATGACAGCACAATATGGTTTGCTTTGACCCAAAAAAATGACAGCAAACATTccataataatatataattattaatagttttaacagaggaaaaaaaaaaccgcAAAATTTTCCTATCCGAATTTTTACTTGgaaggattaaaataaaaacaacatacaCATTGAGGCTGAAGagacaaaacacagaagttacTGGAGCAGTAAGATGGAAATTCAGTTTTCAGGCTGACATGCAactcctttatttctttataaatgCAAGTGAGATGCTTGTTAAAAGCCAGACTGTTTCCATAACTGCAAAGCAAAATGCTTTCCATTCTCTATGTTTTATGTTTCATGCAATGCCAACAGAAATAAACTGTTACATCTGAAAGCACTGTGGAGTAAGCCAACCTAATATCAACTGATCTGGCATTAACACTACTACACTGCAGATCAGTCTGTCTTCTTTGAGAAAATAACtattaatacaaaaaatatCAATTTGCTCTTGGACTTGTGGTGACAGAAGTAAATTAAGGCCTTTTTACAAACACAAGAATGGCAGAATGCATTAATAATTCTGATATCAAGTCTCATTCAAGAAAGCCAATGCCAATTTCCACAGACTTGACAAACACCCCCTGCATTTTAAGTGTTTAATCACAACTGGAAATAATGCTAcccttcaatttttttcttattttaaggAAGGTGtttctcaaaaattatttttaataaagaggacaaataaaataaatataagtgTACTTCTTGAGATGAATGAAAGGTAAGGAAAAACAGACTGATGACATGTTGCACAGATGACTGAGAGAATAAACATACTTCTTAAAAACAGAAGACTGCTGTGCAATCTACTAATGTTAAAGAAATCAGACTACAGAAAAGAACAGATAGATTACCTTGACAAAATATAACCCTGcataagacattaaaaaaaattacatgcttGTGAAAGCATCAGAGTAGACAATTAACTCatcaaaattaataatttacagCCACATAATCTAAAAACTGCACTaaccttctcctctcctttcaaagtcaactaAGACTGGGTTTGTAGTTTTAAACAAAAGATTGCatataaacaattttttgttCAACTTAGTGTCTGTACAATATTGGAAAAATGCCAAAATTTTACCTCCCCAACTTCCTTTTGAAAAGTCAGTGTCATCTGTGTCCTGCCATAAATAAAAGGTCCATCCCTTTTCGAAACATTCTCAAGCCATTTGATGATTAGAGGAGTTGAAACACTGAAGGGCAAATTCCCAATGATATGTATATCTGGTGGTTCTGTTGACAtttgacagaagaaaaacagttaTGTAAAAGTTTGGGGTAAGATTTTgccaagaaataaaacacaaaaaagtaaTACGTGGCTAACCACCTAGACTTAAAATATGGAAACAAGTTTTTATCACAAAAATACCACACCAAAATGTTAGCTATCCATTTATACTCACCTTACATTGACAAAACTGTACTACTATTCTCAGTATTTACTTGGAAAATAGtggttaggtttggttttcATTTACATTTGAATAAATCAGTAGCTTTCAGACGATTTTCAGCTGATGAGCAAATTCCAGGTGAGCTATTCTATAAAGGCAAAACCACAAGAGTGTTCCTGTGATTTCAAACTATGGCTGTCAAGTACAGAGCAAATAGCCATACTCATACTTTTGTCCAACACATCCTCCCAGAGGCATGCTACTGAGTCCTAACAGCCCCCAAAACAACCACCTAAGTCACACTGGACAGAGCTCTCCTGTACAGACTGCTCTAAAATCAAAAGGTGTTAAAGTACAAGACTTAGCCATAAGAAGTGATGCCTGTTTTCCAGTTATGGATCATATTGGTATCTGTGTGTGTCGTACAACACAACACAGGGATTTTAGTAGCAGGGACCCTTATGTCTAAGCAAGAGTGCAACAGAAGTGGGCAAAACCCAAAAGCCAGTGTGCTGTTTCTTAGGCATGACAATATTTAATAACATGAGTAAGAGATGACAATATAAAATTCAAGTTTTTCTGGCACACTTTACTTATTATGCACTTTTTAGGCTGTAATACTTCTAGTCTATCTGTAGTATTACACATTTATCAGATATGGTGGTTTTTGAAACCCACCAACTTTTCAGATTTTCATATGGCAATAACAAAGAAGAGATCTATCTTGCCTATAATTGGTCAGTTCCCCAACAAACTTACCAGTGACTCTACCTTAAAGAAAGGTGAGTTTTTAAAACTGCAATACACTCTCACACATACATTTTATCATAGTTTGATCTGTGAAGCACCTTTTCCAATGAGGCAAATACAACACACAATTTTTCTAGGTGAACATAATAGGCCATGGTCTTTTATGTCCTCAGTCAGAAAGCACTTTACTACTCGTCAGACATTGCAAAGAATGACTTTACCTTATATTAATAAATTTGGCAAAGAGGACTGGGACATTATCTCTGATTTATCTAGTAATATTAAACGTTTTGAAAGGGAAGTGAAATGGTGTCCTATTCCAACTTCAGGtataagaaaaagcagaaaaaaacacaatccTGATTAGATTATACTTTTGTCAAACATATCCAGATGAAACAAAAGCAATGAGAAACCTAAAGTTTTGAAGACAAGTTTTCTAAAAGTTTCAAAGCAAGTCACAGAAGTTTCTTCAGTGGAACAACAGCAGTGGTGATTTCTGACTTCTTCAAACAGAGGAAGAAGCCAGGAAGTGCACCATTTAGTTTCCTTTTATGCTGTCCACAGTCA
Coding sequences within it:
- the CLDN20 gene encoding claudin-20, translating into MASASLQFFAFILALCGVFGDITATLLPNWKVNADVGSNIITAITQMQGLWMDCTWYSTGMFSCTLKYSILSLPVYIQAARTTMVLSCILSAFGICITTVGMKCTRLGGDSDSKINACFVGGICFILAGIFGLVPTCWYTREIISNFLDQTIPESSKHEPGAAVYTGFISAGFLLIAGVIFCSSCFKRQQGAWIYPPKQHHFPSTEQESNAGYSLKDYV